From one Mobula birostris isolate sMobBir1 chromosome 18, sMobBir1.hap1, whole genome shotgun sequence genomic stretch:
- the isl2a gene encoding insulin gene enhancer protein isl-2a isoform X2, with product MVDIIFSTPFLGAMGDHCKRKHGIALCVGCGSQIHDQYILRVSPDLEWHAACLKCAECRQYLDESCTCFVKDGKTYCKRDYIRLFGTKCAKCSLTFSKNDLVMRARNRVYHIECFRCVACSRQLIPGDEFALRDDELFCRADHDVVERASAGGDPLSPEPTNRSLQMAEPISVRQPPLRSHVHKQQEKTTRVRTVLNEKQLHTLRTCYAANPRPDALMKEQLVEMTGLSPRVIRVWFQNKRCKDKKKTLLMKQIQQQQHSDKTSLQGLTGTPMVAASPIRHDGSMHGSAVEVQSYQPPWKALSEFALQSDLDQPAFQQLVTFSESGSLPNSSGSDVTSLSSQLPDTPNSMVPSPVET from the exons ATGGTGGATATTATTTTCAGCACACCTTTCCTTGGTGCTATGGGGGATCATTGCAAAA GGAAGCATGGAATAGCCCTGTGCGTGGGCTGTGGAAGTCAGATCCACGACCAGTACATCCTCCGCGTTTCCCCGGACCTCGAGTGGCACGCCGCGTGCCTGAAGTGCGCAGAGTGCCGGCAGTACCTGGATGAAAGTTGCACTTGCTTCGTGAAAGACGGCAAGACTTACTGCAAGAGGGATTACATTCG GTTGTTTGGGACCAAATGTGCCAAGTGCAGTTTGACTTTCAGTAAGAACGATTTGGTGATGAGAGCCCGAAACCGGGTCTATCACATCGAGTGTTTCCGCTGCGTGGCGTGCAGCCGCCAGCTTATCCCTGGCGACGAGTTCGCCCTCAGAGACGACGAGTTGTTCTGCCGGGCCGATCACGACGTGGTGGAGAGAGCCTCGGCCGGGGGAGACCCCCTTAGCCCGGAGCCGACTAACAGGTCCCTCCAGATGgcag aacCCATTTCGGTCCGTCAGCCACCCCTGAGGTCCCACGTTCACAAACAGCAGGAGAAGACGACCCGGGTACGGACGGTGCTGAATGAGAAACAACTGCACACGTTACGGACCTGCTACGCCGCGAACCCCAGGCCGGACGCCCTGATGAAAGAGCAGCTGGTGGAGATGACTGGCCTGAGCCCCAGGGTCATTCGGGTCTGGTTTCAAAACAAAcgctgcaaggataaaaagaaaaCGCTTCTCATGAAACAAATTCAACAACAGCAACACAGTGACAAAACT AGCCTGCAGGGCTTGACTGGGACACCGATGGTAGCAGCCAGCCCCATCCGGCACGACGGCTCCATGCACGGCAGCGCTGTGGAGGTGCAGTCGTACCAGCCACCCTGGAAAGCACTGAGTGAGTTTGCACTTCAGAGTGACCTCGATCAGCCCGCCTTCCAGCAACTG GTAACCTTTTCGGAATCGGGTTCGTTGCCGAACTCCTCTGGAAGTGATGTGACCTCTCTGTCCTCGCAGTTGCCGGACACCCCGAACAGCATGGTCCCCAGCCCCGTGGAGACGTGA
- the isl2a gene encoding insulin gene enhancer protein isl-2a isoform X1, with protein sequence MVDIIFSTPFLGAMGDHCKRKHGIALCVGCGSQIHDQYILRVSPDLEWHAACLKCAECRQYLDESCTCFVKDGKTYCKRDYIRLFGTKCAKCSLTFSKNDLVMRARNRVYHIECFRCVACSRQLIPGDEFALRDDELFCRADHDVVERASAGGDPLSPEPTNRSLQMAAEPISVRQPPLRSHVHKQQEKTTRVRTVLNEKQLHTLRTCYAANPRPDALMKEQLVEMTGLSPRVIRVWFQNKRCKDKKKTLLMKQIQQQQHSDKTSLQGLTGTPMVAASPIRHDGSMHGSAVEVQSYQPPWKALSEFALQSDLDQPAFQQLVTFSESGSLPNSSGSDVTSLSSQLPDTPNSMVPSPVET encoded by the exons ATGGTGGATATTATTTTCAGCACACCTTTCCTTGGTGCTATGGGGGATCATTGCAAAA GGAAGCATGGAATAGCCCTGTGCGTGGGCTGTGGAAGTCAGATCCACGACCAGTACATCCTCCGCGTTTCCCCGGACCTCGAGTGGCACGCCGCGTGCCTGAAGTGCGCAGAGTGCCGGCAGTACCTGGATGAAAGTTGCACTTGCTTCGTGAAAGACGGCAAGACTTACTGCAAGAGGGATTACATTCG GTTGTTTGGGACCAAATGTGCCAAGTGCAGTTTGACTTTCAGTAAGAACGATTTGGTGATGAGAGCCCGAAACCGGGTCTATCACATCGAGTGTTTCCGCTGCGTGGCGTGCAGCCGCCAGCTTATCCCTGGCGACGAGTTCGCCCTCAGAGACGACGAGTTGTTCTGCCGGGCCGATCACGACGTGGTGGAGAGAGCCTCGGCCGGGGGAGACCCCCTTAGCCCGGAGCCGACTAACAGGTCCCTCCAGATGgcag cagaacCCATTTCGGTCCGTCAGCCACCCCTGAGGTCCCACGTTCACAAACAGCAGGAGAAGACGACCCGGGTACGGACGGTGCTGAATGAGAAACAACTGCACACGTTACGGACCTGCTACGCCGCGAACCCCAGGCCGGACGCCCTGATGAAAGAGCAGCTGGTGGAGATGACTGGCCTGAGCCCCAGGGTCATTCGGGTCTGGTTTCAAAACAAAcgctgcaaggataaaaagaaaaCGCTTCTCATGAAACAAATTCAACAACAGCAACACAGTGACAAAACT AGCCTGCAGGGCTTGACTGGGACACCGATGGTAGCAGCCAGCCCCATCCGGCACGACGGCTCCATGCACGGCAGCGCTGTGGAGGTGCAGTCGTACCAGCCACCCTGGAAAGCACTGAGTGAGTTTGCACTTCAGAGTGACCTCGATCAGCCCGCCTTCCAGCAACTG GTAACCTTTTCGGAATCGGGTTCGTTGCCGAACTCCTCTGGAAGTGATGTGACCTCTCTGTCCTCGCAGTTGCCGGACACCCCGAACAGCATGGTCCCCAGCCCCGTGGAGACGTGA